A portion of the Pseudarthrobacter defluvii genome contains these proteins:
- a CDS encoding IclR family transcriptional regulator, which produces MAEKASGGVQSVERVFELLELITDAGGDVTLSELSSSTDLPLPTIHRLLRTLVSLGYIRQLPNRRYALGPRLIRLGEGANKQLGALAQPQLKILVDRLGETANMAVLDSDMVIYVSQVPSLHSMRMFTEVGRRAHTHATGVGKAILAQLDDDTVRGIVARAGMPTPTPKSIGDVEELLADLKLIRERGYSIDEEEQELGVRCFAMAVPNAPTPAAISVSGPVSRVDEDFADKAVPILREAAAAISRELNRT; this is translated from the coding sequence ATGGCAGAAAAAGCCTCTGGCGGGGTGCAGTCGGTGGAGCGCGTCTTCGAACTGCTGGAGCTCATCACCGATGCCGGCGGAGACGTCACCCTCAGCGAGCTGTCGTCTTCCACGGACCTCCCGCTGCCCACCATCCACCGCCTGCTCCGCACCCTGGTGTCGCTGGGCTACATCCGGCAGCTCCCCAACCGGCGCTACGCACTGGGCCCCCGCCTCATCCGACTGGGCGAAGGTGCCAACAAGCAGCTGGGCGCCTTGGCCCAGCCCCAGCTGAAGATCCTGGTGGACCGGCTGGGGGAGACCGCCAACATGGCCGTGCTGGATTCGGACATGGTCATTTACGTGTCGCAGGTGCCGTCGCTGCACTCCATGCGCATGTTCACCGAGGTGGGCCGCCGGGCCCACACCCATGCCACCGGCGTGGGCAAGGCCATCCTGGCCCAGCTGGACGACGACACTGTCCGCGGCATCGTGGCCCGCGCCGGGATGCCCACCCCCACGCCCAAGAGCATCGGCGATGTGGAGGAACTCCTGGCCGATCTTAAGCTCATCCGCGAGCGTGGCTACTCCATTGACGAGGAGGAGCAGGAGCTCGGCGTCCGCTGCTTCGCCATGGCAGTGCCCAACGCCCCCACGCCCGCTGCAATCTCGGTGTCCGGGCCGGTATCCCGGGTGGATGAGGACTTCGCGGATAAGGCCGTGCCCATCCTCCGCGAAGCCGCCGCGGCGATCTCCCGCGAGCTCAACCGCACCTGA
- the pucL gene encoding factor-independent urate hydroxylase, translating to MSSKIILGENQYGKAEVRVVKITRDSNRHEIEDLNVTSQLRGDFAAAHLEGDNAHVVATDTQKNTIYAFARDGIGSPEEFLLRLGEHFTSSFDWVNGGRWEAESYAWNRIQAHGSEHDHSFVRNGQEVRTAVLVRDGATSHLISGLKDLTVLKSTQSGFVGYPRDRYTTLPETTDRILATDVSARWRFKTGTDFSTLDFNKSYDDVKGLLLEGFTEKYSHALQQTLFDMGTKVLEAHSEIDEIKFSMPNKHHFLVDLSPFGLDNPNEVFFAADRPYGLIEATVQRDDAAAAPAAWSGIAGFC from the coding sequence ATGAGCAGCAAGATCATCCTCGGCGAGAACCAGTACGGCAAGGCAGAAGTGCGCGTCGTCAAGATCACCCGCGACAGCAACCGCCACGAGATTGAGGACCTGAACGTCACCTCGCAGCTGCGGGGCGACTTCGCCGCGGCCCACCTTGAGGGCGACAACGCCCACGTGGTGGCCACGGATACCCAGAAGAACACCATCTACGCCTTTGCCCGCGACGGCATCGGCTCCCCGGAAGAGTTCCTGCTGCGCCTCGGCGAGCACTTCACTTCCAGCTTCGACTGGGTCAACGGCGGTCGCTGGGAAGCTGAGTCCTACGCCTGGAACCGGATCCAGGCCCACGGCAGCGAACACGACCACTCGTTCGTCCGCAACGGCCAGGAAGTCCGGACCGCCGTCCTGGTCCGGGACGGGGCCACCAGCCACCTGATCTCCGGACTCAAGGATCTGACCGTCCTGAAGTCCACGCAGTCCGGCTTTGTCGGCTACCCCCGGGACCGCTACACCACATTGCCCGAAACCACCGACCGCATCCTGGCCACGGACGTTTCAGCCCGCTGGCGCTTCAAGACCGGCACGGACTTCAGCACCCTGGACTTCAACAAGAGCTACGACGACGTCAAGGGCCTCCTGCTCGAAGGCTTCACCGAGAAGTACTCCCATGCGCTGCAGCAGACCCTGTTTGACATGGGCACCAAGGTCCTTGAAGCGCACAGCGAAATCGACGAGATCAAGTTCTCCATGCCCAACAAGCACCACTTCCTGGTGGACCTCTCGCCGTTCGGCCTCGACAACCCCAACGAGGTCTTCTTCGCCGCCGACCGCCCGTACGGCCTGATCGAGGCCACCGTGCAGCGCGACGACGCAGCGGCAGCCCCTGCTGCCTGGTCGGGCATCGCCGGCTTCTGCTAA
- a CDS encoding nucleobase:cation symporter-2 family protein, with amino-acid sequence MNTKKKLAPAAAGKGARPARPEDQRLPIGSMFAYGFQHVLTMYGGIIAPPLIIGAAAGMNSQDIGLLIAACLFVGGLATILQTVGIPFFGSQLPLVQGVSFAGVSTMVAIVHGGGGIQAVFGSVIAASLIGLLITPLFSKIIRFFPPVVTGTVITTIGLTLMPVAANWAMGGNNKAPNYGSVANIGLAAATMGIVLLLSKVGSAAISRLSILLAMVLGTLIAVVFGMADFSKVGQGEIVAFPTPFAFGPPTFEVAAIISMLIVILVTLTETSADIIAVGEIVGTKVDSKRIGNGLRADMLSSAVSPLFNSFTQSAFAQNVGLVAITGVKSRFVVSAGGVILVVLGLLPVLGRVVAAVPTPVLGGAGIVLFGTVAASGIRTLSKVDYKNNMNLIVVAASIGFGMIPIAAPTFYDQFPSWFGTIFHSGISSAAVMAILLNLLFNHLRAGNSDNQSVFVAGTERLVRAEDLRCLAEGDRFENGKLIDCDGKEVPVQSAEKASEH; translated from the coding sequence ATGAACACCAAGAAGAAACTGGCCCCCGCAGCCGCCGGCAAAGGCGCACGGCCGGCCCGCCCGGAGGACCAGCGGCTCCCCATCGGAAGCATGTTTGCCTACGGCTTCCAGCACGTCCTCACCATGTACGGCGGAATCATCGCCCCGCCCCTGATCATCGGCGCGGCCGCCGGGATGAACTCGCAGGACATCGGCCTGCTCATCGCCGCCTGCCTGTTCGTCGGCGGCCTGGCCACCATCCTGCAAACCGTCGGCATTCCCTTCTTCGGCTCCCAGTTGCCGCTGGTCCAGGGCGTCTCCTTCGCAGGTGTCTCCACCATGGTGGCCATCGTCCACGGCGGCGGCGGCATCCAGGCAGTCTTCGGTTCCGTCATCGCGGCCTCGCTGATCGGTCTGCTAATCACTCCACTGTTCTCGAAGATCATCCGCTTCTTCCCGCCTGTCGTCACCGGCACGGTGATCACCACCATCGGCCTGACACTTATGCCGGTGGCCGCCAACTGGGCCATGGGCGGCAACAACAAGGCGCCCAACTACGGCAGCGTGGCGAACATCGGACTGGCAGCAGCCACCATGGGCATCGTCCTGCTCCTGAGCAAGGTGGGCAGCGCCGCCATCTCCCGCCTGTCCATCCTGCTGGCCATGGTCCTGGGCACGCTGATCGCCGTCGTTTTCGGTATGGCCGATTTCTCCAAGGTGGGCCAGGGCGAGATCGTCGCCTTCCCCACCCCGTTCGCCTTCGGACCGCCCACCTTTGAGGTCGCCGCCATCATCTCCATGCTGATCGTCATCCTGGTGACCCTCACCGAAACCTCCGCGGACATCATCGCGGTGGGCGAGATCGTGGGCACCAAGGTTGACTCCAAGCGGATCGGCAACGGCCTGCGCGCGGACATGCTGTCCAGCGCCGTGTCCCCGCTCTTCAACTCCTTCACCCAGAGCGCGTTCGCGCAGAACGTGGGCCTGGTGGCCATCACGGGTGTCAAGAGCAGGTTCGTGGTCAGCGCCGGCGGCGTGATCCTGGTGGTCCTGGGCCTGCTGCCCGTCCTGGGCCGCGTGGTGGCCGCAGTACCCACCCCCGTCCTGGGCGGCGCCGGCATCGTACTCTTCGGCACCGTCGCGGCCAGCGGCATCCGGACGCTGTCCAAGGTGGACTACAAGAACAACATGAACCTGATCGTGGTGGCCGCCTCCATCGGCTTCGGGATGATCCCGATCGCAGCCCCCACCTTCTACGACCAGTTCCCGTCCTGGTTCGGCACCATCTTCCACTCGGGCATCAGCTCGGCCGCGGTCATGGCCATCCTGCTGAACCTGCTGTTCAACCACCTCCGGGCCGGCAACTCGGACAACCAGTCCGTGTTCGTCGCCGGTACCGAGCGCCTGGTACGCGCCGAGGACCTCCGCTGCCTGGCCGAGGGCGACCGGTTCGAGAACGGCAAGCTCATCGACTGCGATGGCAAGGAAGTTCCCGTCCAGTCAGCCGAGAAGGCGTCAGAGCACTGA
- a CDS encoding glycoside hydrolase family 16 protein, with translation MPQATARLVQVLCCLLVLAGLSGSAIRLQDPVDASSPGQDPSVPAADPLAGKAPSDPKDGAPQQAAEPGGTAASAAQPPEAEGTGKADDSPVGAAGDDASAKGTPVVASKEAGPLGPPGPWQLVLDEEFDTLNTSLWTPYWFRDCHPGSTKNGVKTCSGNVKVENGNAVLQLSDSQSGALLSTNPKDGVPGHVGFQYTTGYVEARIYFPGTCSGGIHNWPAWWTTGQKFPSTGEIDIAEPLEGTMTTVYHSTDSDPAKWFVGCYAGGYHTYGVHRKVGVNDIYFDGKLEFSYATNDGNAPHYLILNVGIWADKKTLGPAGAFKVDWVRAWK, from the coding sequence ATGCCACAGGCCACAGCCCGCTTGGTGCAGGTCCTGTGCTGCCTGTTGGTCCTGGCGGGGCTGTCGGGAAGTGCCATCCGGCTGCAGGACCCGGTTGATGCGTCTTCGCCCGGCCAGGACCCGTCCGTGCCGGCTGCTGACCCGCTGGCGGGGAAGGCGCCTTCGGATCCCAAAGACGGCGCACCGCAGCAGGCGGCGGAGCCGGGCGGGACTGCTGCGTCCGCTGCGCAGCCACCTGAAGCTGAAGGGACTGGCAAAGCCGACGATTCCCCTGTCGGGGCGGCCGGCGATGACGCCTCCGCCAAAGGCACGCCTGTAGTGGCCAGTAAGGAAGCGGGACCACTCGGCCCTCCAGGGCCGTGGCAGCTGGTGTTGGACGAGGAGTTCGACACTCTTAATACCAGCCTTTGGACTCCCTACTGGTTCCGTGACTGCCACCCCGGATCGACGAAGAACGGCGTCAAGACCTGTTCGGGCAACGTCAAAGTGGAAAACGGAAACGCGGTCCTCCAGTTGTCCGACTCCCAATCCGGAGCGTTGCTCTCCACTAATCCCAAAGACGGCGTTCCGGGCCATGTGGGCTTTCAGTACACCACCGGATACGTCGAGGCCCGGATCTACTTCCCGGGAACCTGCTCGGGCGGCATCCACAACTGGCCTGCGTGGTGGACCACCGGCCAAAAGTTTCCCTCGACCGGCGAGATCGATATCGCCGAGCCGCTTGAGGGCACCATGACCACGGTCTATCACTCCACTGACAGCGACCCCGCCAAATGGTTCGTAGGCTGCTACGCCGGCGGTTACCACACCTATGGCGTGCACCGGAAGGTTGGCGTAAATGACATCTACTTCGACGGCAAGCTTGAGTTCTCCTACGCCACGAACGACGGGAACGCTCCGCACTACCTGATCCTGAACGTCGGCATTTGGGCGGACAAGAAGACCTTGGGACCGGCCGGAGCATTCAAGGTGGACTGGGTGCGGGCCTGGAAGTGA